Within the Oryzias melastigma strain HK-1 linkage group LG8, ASM292280v2, whole genome shotgun sequence genome, the region AATCAGAAATAAAGTCTGcgagaaaaggaaaaacttgaCACTGACAAAGTCGCGACGCACTTGTTGAATCCCAAAGTTTGAAGAAATCATAGCAGAGATGATCGCCTCGGCCTCGGCCTCAGAGGATGGGAACTTGTTCTCACAAACGAGCACAGTTCCCCACTTCTTCTTATCTATCCGTCCCACTTTAAATGAGCTCAACACACATTTCCCTCAGTTACATCAGATAAGGTTATTCTTATCCTCAAGAGTCCCACTAACCACATGCAGAACAACGCTGGCTGGTTttatttctcccttttttccCTGACTCCCTTTTTGCTCACAGAGTGCATGCTGGCCGGCTAATGAGCGGCAGGCTGCACATTGACATGAGCTCTGAGGTTGAGCTTCTTCAGGGATTTGAGGATCAGTTCAAATACCATCCATTTaagtctttttacttttaaaagatggctttagattaaaaaaaatacttacacTCTCAGATGATGTTATTTAGAATCACTGCAGATGATTAATGCAcagaagagaaggaaaaacgttcatcaaagaaagaaaaataagcatctgctgccctctagtggacgACAGGGGTCATTACTGTTATTAacgtgagaaaaaaatattaaaatatattataaattaaTAGGAACTGACACATTTGACttggtaaaaatgtgttttattggaCGATGgttcagaaaattaaaatactttattacaaAGATGGAATGtcaaagaaaagatgaaaaatgaaaagagattTGGAAGTCACCTCATCAAAACTAAAGGGTGAAGTAACACTGAAGCATCTGATGTTTGACATGttcttattttaacaaattagaGAATTCATAAATGCCTGGAGTACAGTAACATTAAAAATTTGCAATTTCTGACTTTGTTAGTAAACGTAGCACATGACATGCAGCCGTCTGGAAGTTTGGAggcaaaaatataagaaaaaagagATTTGAATCCAGAAGAAGTTTTAAATCTACTTGATCTCAATGCTTGTGATGCGGGCTTCGCCCTCAAAGCTGAGGAAGGAGTATTTCTCTGCACTCATGCGGTTGGGGAAGAAGATCGTGGATCCATCTGATAAGGTCACCACAAACTCAGTGGGTCGGAATTCAACCCCGATCTAAGAAGAAGGGCAACAGAAACAGgcaaatacatgtttttgtccCTAAAAATCCATCTTAACGAAAGTTTAGCAGGATAAGCATACACTGACtcccaccttgaactcctcccCTTGTTGGAAAGGGAAGCCTCCCTCTCTGACCTCCTCACCCCAGCAGCCTCCTTCATACGAGTTACAGACGACTGTGTTTTCGTCTCCGTGGGCGTTGAAGCGAGGGTTCAGGTGAAAGGTGATGTCCTGCTCGTTAGGACCAATATTTAAGACAAAACTACAAAGTgagaaaagcacaaatatttagaaaaaaagatgatttatggAAGTCTCCCTCCAATCATTGTGTGATCTGTCGTAAAAGctttctcagtggtcttttaattatgattatgattcaTTTCAAGCTAAAtcttttttccatcttctcctTTTTCACCATAATTTGAACAGAGAAATACTAAGAACTGCCACGTgaagcttgattttctttatatatgtcctctattgtgagaaaaattctgcaaaaacatgctagaaacaccaaaaacacgattttgtTGGAGTTGTTCTTTCAAAAACAAGGTACAATTCAGACTTTCAGACATCAATACTTACTTAGTAGCGTCAGGTTTAGCCACTCCAACAACAGTCAGAGTTTGTCCAACTTTGAAGgacatgtttttaatgatcaTCCCCTgtgcagaaaacagaaaatatatcaGAACGCTGCAGCTTCAGTCAGAAAATCCTCCTCTCTGCAGCTCAGACCCTCAGTTTCAGCAGAACAAGAGTTCtacatcaggaaaaaaaaatgagatctCCTAAAATTAGAAATTACAATCCActttaagtctgttttaaacaataaaatcctTACTTTGAATACTTTAAGTAAGTACAAAAGGTGGTGGTTTTAAAAAACGACAtgattctctttatttttaaatgtcaaacagtTTCTTGCTATAAACAGAAATCTTGTGACTTTGACAGGGTGCAGCTGTTGCAGACGTTAACTATGTTAGAGACAAAAACACGCCAGAAATGTTCTCTTATTTTGGGAGCATAActttattaaaacttaaatcATATCTTGTGATGATAATTATGTGAATGCAACATAAAACGCTTCGACTGAAGAACTCAGTGggagaaattctttaaaaaaacataacatgaTGTTGAGATTTAAAGGCAGGATGAACTTGGGACCTTTTTCATTAAGAAGTATGTGTGAAGAGGGCTTGAATTGTCTGAGGTCACAAGGCTTTAGTGCTGGAGGCTGTTGTGTGTCTTTTTCTTGAgcaaatttttttgttgtgattttcaACTATCTGAACCCGTGTTAGTTTGATGTGATACAGGCTGCcgcaaataaaataatattaaaagtttgtctgaaaactttgacaaaatcTGCTTTCTTGAAGATACCAGAAGCATCTTTTTCCTTTGAAAGCTAAAACAGAAAGATTTGTTTGGCAGGAACACATATTTGATGGTGAGATTACTGCAGAGTAAACATTTTAACACGAAGAGGAACTAATAGTGTGACCTTAAAAGGAAATCTTACAAATCCTCCCAGCATACATCAACTTTAAATATCGTTAAACCCAATAATCTACTGTGTTACTGTTTCatctttagttttattattagacataaagaaaaaaaacttcatgtcTCAGCTGTCTGTTCtatatttaaagctttaaggAAAGCTGACCTCATCAACCAGTAAGTGCAGATAGTAAAACATAACCAAAGTACTAATAGTAATACTTACTTTCATCATCTTTGCAGAAATATATTCCTCCTTGTGCTGCTGAGAAGTGGGAGTGTTGCAGGCCCTCTTCTTTTCTAGATGACTCTGCAGAAGGGGGGGGGTCATTCGCTCTGAGTGACGGTCCACTCAGCCAATAAAAAACCACCAGAGAGTGACTGACTGTCGGCCAATATGATTAGAAGGCCTTTAATAATACACTGCAGGTTTTAAATCAACGTTTTTCAACGTGGAAGGACTGAGTCGACTCAGAGACTGATCACCGTCCACAGTGGCtcacaaaaatagaaatgtgtttgttgtCAAGGAGACGGCTAAATATTTAGCACAGGGAGCAGCCCTAGTGTCCAGTTACTATAGAGTAACTTATGGCGATGTTGGAAGTCAGACAAAAATAGCTGCAGTGAGCgtattcattattatttattgttttataatcacagtttgtttgttttttaccctGGGTATGACTGTTGCACGGACTAGGAAGCACTTTTAAATTTCGTTGTATTTGTGACAATGACAGTAAAGATCTAAATAGaatatgatcaaatatttttgcatctttaatAACAATAGTTTATTGAATGTGCATGCCTAAAATtggtttaattgttttaataatcTTTGGGGTGCAGTTGCACATCTcatccagcaggtggcagcactGCATCACTGCTCTAATGattccaaaacacaccaaagGCTCACATTACCTCCAAAATGACTCATTCACAAACTTCACTAGGTGAAAGGGCAGTGCAGAAACATGACTAtacatgaaatgtgaaaatgttgtcaTCTTTAAACCAGTCAGTCAAAGATAAAGTTCCTTTAAATCCACGTTTATAGACTCCAGAATGGGAGGTTCCTGCAAAGTCATGGGAGCAGCAGAGAATGAAAATCCCCCATAATCCCCCACGATTGCCAAACATCTGTTTTATGATCAGTTAGTTAAATTAGATTAGTATGGTGATATTTCATTTatcctaaaataataataatgataaaaataataataaaaaactttagaagtctttagttattttaagtaaatcaaATGTTCTAAGAACAAGCATACCGGTAACCCTGGAAATTAATAgaaattttcttcaaatatttattaattaagtACATGTCTTTTGGGGTTTTCCTTTacttaaaaactaataattaatGTGGTTTCAATCAATGCTAATTCAGTggaattaagaaaaatgttaccATCATAATCCATACTACTAAAGATCAGAAGAAGACAATCTGAAGTACTTTTATTTCTATAATatatgacaaaaatgttgaagtttattttttaagaattgcatctttagtttttttttttttattctctgttaaattcaaaatataccaacttcttcttttgttatttaaaatattaacttattGTAGTTTCATTTCACCTTAGAGATCTCATAGCTGTTTCACATGTTCCTATTGTCTACACATCACTTTCTAAAAGCCTTTTGagcttttcttttgtctgtcaattttaatcaaattaataaatatcCAAAAGAATTTCTTAAGGATATTTGTCGTTATTTACCTCAGAGCTGTGTTTGCATTAGCTCTCTTTATAAGCAAAAGTCGTTTTCTTTTAAGTTCTCTT harbors:
- the lgals2a gene encoding beta-galactoside-binding lectin, with the protein product MTPPLLQSHLEKKRACNTPTSQQHKEEYISAKMMKGMIIKNMSFKVGQTLTVVGVAKPDATNFVLNIGPNEQDITFHLNPRFNAHGDENTVVCNSYEGGCWGEEVREGGFPFQQGEEFKIGVEFRPTEFVVTLSDGSTIFFPNRMSAEKYSFLSFEGEARITSIEIK